Within Paeniglutamicibacter kerguelensis, the genomic segment GAGCGCCTCTACGACTACTACTTCAGGGCCGGCGTGGGAGGCCTGCACGACATGGCCGATCCTGCCCCCCGGCAAGCAAAAGATGAACCCGGCCTGCAGGGGGACCCGGGTGCCACCGCTGCGGGGGAACACACCGTCCACGTGGTTCGGGAACGCCATGTGATCCGGGTTGCCGGTGTGGTCCACGACGACTTTGCCCCCGGGCACCCGCGCCTGCGGAAGGACGCCTTCCCCGGGCCGGGGGAACACCCACCCGGTTCGGTGGACGACGCGATGCTTCCACGCCTGCATCCCGAACCCGGCGAAGACATCGAAGAGCATCCGGAAGACACGCCCAAGCGATCCGGCCGCACCGATCATTTGGGCCCCTAGTGGGCACGTGGGCATGAACATCTTGGCGGGGGACCCCATGCGCCGCAGCCTCCTGCCTTCAGACGTTGGCAACGCCGTTGCCGACCCGCCGGCCCCGGCTGCCACGCCGTGTCTGATCAACATGGCGGTCGATGGACCGGCAAGCATTCCCGCACAACGAATCAAAGGAGTATTCCCATGGGCGCCGGAGACAAGATCGGCAACAAGGCCAAGGAAGCCACGGGCAAGGTGAAGGAGAAGGTCGGGGACGCCACCGACAACGAGAGCCTGCAGGCCGAGGGGCTCAAGGACCAGGCCGTGGCGAAGGCCAAGCAGGCCGGCGAGCACCTCAAGGACGCGGCCAAGGACGTGACAGGCAAGTAGGCCGGATGGACCGGGCGCGGCATCACCCGGCCCCACCAAGCCCACGGAACCGGGGGCCCCTTCGCGTATCGCGGCGTGGTCCCCGGTTTTCTGTCTGGGCCAGCATCCGGCCGGCGCACCTGAACTGGGCTGTCTAGTCAACTGGGCTGATGTTCCAAGAGCTTACTTCCTCGGCGCAGCGTCCTACGATGAATCATGGACAAGGATCCTCCGGCAGTGGACGTGAATCCCCCGGTTTCCGATTCAACGCTCGTGGATGTTGTGGGCCCCGATCGCGATCGGCCCGCAAGAGCCGGACGCCGCGTGTTCTTGGCGGTGCTGACGCTATTCATTGTGTCGGCTCTGGCCGGGGCTTTCGGACGCGAGTCGACCAGTTCAACCGGGCAGTCCGGCAATTCGGTCACTGTCACGGCACCGGCGGCAGTCCGTGCCGGCATGGATGCAAACGTGGAAGTGGCGATCAGTTCCGCACGCATCATGACGGCGCCGATCACCATCGCCGTGGAACACAGCTATCTGAGCTCATTCACGACATTCGGGGCGTCCCCCGCCGCAGCCTCCGAATCCAGCGACGGGAAGTTCCTGTTGTTGGAATTCGATCCTCCCAAGACGCAGCAATTCCGCTTGAACATCGCCGGAACCTCTGCCGAGGACAGCTCCATACACGCTTCGGGGATGTTGAAGGTCTACATCGGGGACGAGCTGGTTTCAACTGTCGAACTCGAAACCTGGAAGGCCTCCTAGTGGAAATCGTTCTCCGCGCAGCCATCACCTTTTTCCTGCTATGGCTGATCACCCGAGCCGTCGGGCGCTCAACGCTCGGCGAACTTAGCTCCTTTGAGTTGTTGCTCTTTATCACCATGGGTGATCTGGTGCAGCAGGGCGTGACGCAGGAAGATCACTCGGTGACCGGCGGCCTGATCGCGGTCGGGACGATGGCACTCCTGACGGTCATGCTCGGCTACGTCAATGTGCGTTGACCCCGCCTCGGCCGCTTCGTCCATGGGTCCCCTGTCGTGATCCTGCATGGGGGAAAGCCAGACATCAAGGCACTGCGCTCCGAGCGAATGGGAATCGATGACCTGATGACGGCAGCCCGAGGTCAGGGTTTTCGCAACTTCTCCGATATCGACCTTGCGGTGTTGGAACCAAACGGAAAGATTTGCTTCTTCGCCAAGGATGAAGGTTCATCATCGGCGCAAGAGGATGCGACAGGCGGGTTCACCTCCTGAAACGGCGCAGAGCCAGCCCCCTAAATCATGTCTTGGGAGTCAGCGACCACACCTGCGGAATTCTTCAAGTCGAGCCGACGACGCATCAATGGCAACACCATTCTGACCGGCAACGACACGATGGCCGCGCGTCCTCGGAACGCGGGCCCACGTGCCGGCCGGGAATCTTCAAGCCTAAGCGCTCCGGTGGCCTGACATCGATCGCATGATGAACATGACCGCCGCGACGATGAGGCACACAATGCCCACCCAGAGCAAGAACTGGAGGGACTGCACGAAGCCGCCGGTGAACAACAAAATGACGGCCACAACCGCAATAATGATTGGTAACATGACGGACACCTTTCTGGTGAATGCGGAAAAAATCGTCACCCTCATGGTAGATCCGTTGTCAGTAGGTGTCTGTTGTTCGTTCCCGACTTTTGGAAGAATCTTGCTCCCTAGACCCGGTCATGTAGCGCTTTTACCAACACTGGTCTGACGCTGGATGCATGGATCCCCGGGCCCACCCATTAGCTATTGAACACCCCTGTATTCATGGCGCATCATTGATATGCGCAATACTCGCGCCACCCGAAAACTTCTTCTTTTCGAAGGAATCCTCCGAGAACAAGCCCATGAACGCTTCACATGTCACCGCGGCTAGACACAGTCCAGGCCTGCTAGCGTCACCTCTAATCGATCGTCCAAGCGCCGTCGTCCAAATGCACGGAGCGTATCCGACCTGTGATCTCTGCCAGACGGACGAGTACTTGGTCTATGAGCGCGTCCGTGCCGTGAGAAATCCTGCCGATGGTGTGCCGACCTTGTGGGATGTTGACTGTTGGTGCGGCAAGTGCGAAACGTTCTATGGTTTCCGGACAATCCGCCCACCCAAGGATCCCCAAGTTGTGCTGGCGAGAATGAGCCCTCCCGGCGGCACAAAGCCGATCCATCGCCTCTAGACGCCCGAGCCCCACGCGGTCACTGTGAAATCGTCGTTCGCGGTCGCCCGATGCCTCAAGCGTCTCTTGGCAACGCGGCTGTGCTCGAAGGCACCCGAGCCAAGCCGCCTCCAAAGAACCCGAACTCGCCGAGCGAAAGCAGGTACGTCCCATGCGTACGTTTGGCATGGAGGAAGAGTTTTTCATCGTCAGCCCGCTCACCGGGTTGCCCTGTGCACCTCCGGCAGCGGCGCGGGCCGCGCTGCTGGCACTCACGGTGGGCGGAACCACCACCGTCGGTGAATTCCTCGCGTGCCAGGTGGAAAGCAACAGCCCGATCTGCACGGACCGAGCCGAGGCCCTCGACACGGTGCGCAGCTACCGGGCGGCCTTGTCGCGGGCGGCGACCGACCTGGGCTTCCAGGTGGTTGCGCTGGGCACCCCCCCGCGCATCCCCAACGCCCCGGCCGTCGTGACGCCGACCGACCGGTACCGGGCCATCACGTCCCTGTGCGAAGGGATCGCCACCGAGCACTACGTCTCCGGCCTGCACGTGCACGTATGCATCGAGGACCCGGAATCCGGCATCATCGCGCTGAACGAACTGCGCCGCTGGCTCCCGGTCCTGACCGCCTGCGGCTCCAACTCGCCCTACTGGCGCGGAAACGACAGCGGCTTCGCGTCCTGGCGGAACATCCACTACCGCAGGTGGTCGGTCCAGGGAATCCCGCCCCACTTCGCCGGCCTGCAGGACTACGAACGCCGGATGCAGTACATGCTCGACTCCGACGTCGTGCTGGATCCCGGGCACATCAGCTGGGGTGCGCGGCTTTCCACGCACTACCCCACCGTGGAGGTGCGGGTGGCCGACACCCAGATGAACGCCTCCAACACCGTCCTGCTGGCGCTGATCGCCAGGGCGCTGGTGGACACGAGCATCAACGGTGCACCGCCCGGCCTTCCGCCCTTGGCCGAGGCCCTGGACCTGGCCCAGTGGCAGGCGGCCAAGTTCGGCCTGCACGGCAACCACCTCGATCCCCTCGACGGGACAAGGACCTCCGCCGCCGGGATGCTGCGCAGCCTGATGGGCTACATCCAGCACGCCCTGAAGCAGAACGGGGACTCCGACTACGTCGCCGCGGGCCTGGCACGGCTGCTGGAGCATGGAACCGGCGCCGGCATCCAGCGGGACCGTTTCCACCGGGGAGGATTCAACGCCGTGCTGGACGAAGCAGCCGCTGCCATCGCAAACTAGCCGACACGCTCTGGACCCACATCGCCTGCGAGCCGAATGCCGAGCGAGCGCTCGCACGTGCGCATCTCAAAGAAACATTTATCCCGATTTACGGAGTTTGATACCATATTTCTCCGCATTTGGGAGAGTATTGGGCTATGCCAAAAATTCGAGTTTCCGAAGCAGCACGCTTCCTGGGCGTCAGTGACGACACCATCCGCCGGTGGACGGAGAACGGAACCCTTGAACCCCACAAGGACAGCTCCGGCCGGCTTGCCGTCGACGGCTTGGAACTGGCGCACCTTGCACGCAAGCAAGCCCAGCACCCGGACGACCCGGCGCAGGTGGTCTCATCGGCCCGCAACCGCTTTGTCGGCCTGGTCACCGGCATCACCGCCGACACCGTCATGGCACAGGTCGAGCTTCAATGCGGTCCGTTCCGGGTCGTTTCGCTGATGAGCAGCGAGGCCGTACGGGAGCTGAATCTTGAACTCGGCTCCATCGCCACGGCCGTCGTGAAGGCAACCACTGTCATCATCGAAACCCCTCAGGGAAAGGGCATCATATGAGAAATCTTCGCAAGAACATCGCGGCCGTCTTCGTTGCCGGCGCCTTTGCTGCCGGCCTCGCCGGCTGCTCGACGACCACCACGGAAAGCCCCTCGCCCAGCGGTTCGGGAGCAAGTGCGTCCACCGGTTTGTCCGGATCGATCACCGTGTTCGCCGCAGCCTCACTGAAGTCGACGTTTACCGAGTTGGCCAGCGACTTCGAATCCAAGAACCCCGGCACCAAGGTCACCTTGAGCTTCGCAGGATCCTCTGACCTGGTCACCCAAATCACCCAGGGCGCCCCGGCCGATGTCTTTGCCTCGGCAGACACGAAGAACATGACCAAACTCGCCGACGCGAAACTGGTCGACGGCACCCCAGTCGACTTCGCAACGAACGTCCTTGAGATCGCCGTTCCTCCTTCCAACCCCGCCTCGATCGCATCCTTCGCCGATCTGGCCAAGCCGGGCGTCAAGGTCGTCATCTGCGCCCCGCAGGTTCCCTGTGGTGCAGCGACGAAAACCGTCGAGGAAGCCTCCGGCACGACGTTGAAGCCGGTCAGTGAAGAAGCGTCCGTCACCGACGTGTTGGGGAAGGTGACTTCCGGCGAGGCCGATGCCGGTCTGGTCTACGTCACCGACGTCAAGGGCGCGGGCGACAAGGTCAAGGGAATCCCGTTCCAGGAATCGGCCAAGGCCGTGAACACCTACCCGATCGCCACCGTTGAGACCAGCAAGAACAAAGAACTCGCCGCGGCATTCATCGACACGGTGACGGGCAGCGAAGGAAAGAAGGTCCTGACCGATGCCGGATTCGGCACTCCGTAAGGGCCTCGTCCACCGACGCGGCGGCACCGGATACACCGCGGTGCCGCCATGGGTTTATGCCATTGCGACGGCGGGGGCCTTGTTTGTCATGCTCCCGCTCGTCGCGATGGTGGCCAAGGTCAATTGGTCCCAGTTCATCCCGCTGATCACCTCGGAGTCATCCATGACGGCCCTCGGGCTGAGCTTGCGCACCTCGACGGTCAGCACCGCCCTGTGCATCGTCCTCGGTGTTCCGCTGGCGCTGGTGCTGGCCCGCGGGAATTTCCCGGGCCAGCGGCTGTTGCGTGCCTTCATCCTGCTGCCGCTGGTCCTTCCGCCCGTGGTCGGCGGCATCGCGTTGCTCTACACCTTCGGCCGCCAGGGGCTGCTCGGCAAGAGCCTTGAACTGGCCGGCATCCAGATCGCATTTTCCACCACGGCCGTCATCATGGCCCAGACCTTCGTCGCGCTTCCCTTTCTTGTAGTGAGTCTGGAAGGCGCCCTGCGCACCGCGGGCAGCCAATACGAGGCCGTTGCCGCAACCTTGGGCGCACGCCCCACGACGGTCCTGCGCAGGGTGACGCTCCCGCTTGTCCTCCCCGGCCTTGCCTCCGGAGCCGTGCTCTCCTTCGCCCGCAGCCTGGGTGAATTCGGGGCGACGCTGACCTTCGCAGGCAGCCTGCAGGGTGTCACCCGGACCCTGCCGCTGGAAATCTACCTCCAGCGCGAGACCGATGCCGATGCCGCAGTTGCGCTGTCCCTGGTCCTGGTTGCGGTGGCGGCCGCGGTCGTAGGCCTTGTCTACGGCAGCCCGCGAAGGAACGTGGCATCAATGCAGGTGGCGCAGTGACGTTCCAGTTCGAAGCCACGCTCGATGCCCGAAACTTCAACGTCTCGCTGGCCCTCGGTCCCGGGGAGACCCTGGCCGTGCTGGGTCCCAACGGCGCCGGCAAGTCATCGCTCCTTTCCATCATCGCCGGCCTGCTCCGCCCGGATTCCGGAAGGGCAGTCATCGGGGACCGGACCCTGTTCGACCTCA encodes:
- a CDS encoding carboxylate-amine ligase, with the translated sequence MRTFGMEEEFFIVSPLTGLPCAPPAAARAALLALTVGGTTTVGEFLACQVESNSPICTDRAEALDTVRSYRAALSRAATDLGFQVVALGTPPRIPNAPAVVTPTDRYRAITSLCEGIATEHYVSGLHVHVCIEDPESGIIALNELRRWLPVLTACGSNSPYWRGNDSGFASWRNIHYRRWSVQGIPPHFAGLQDYERRMQYMLDSDVVLDPGHISWGARLSTHYPTVEVRVADTQMNASNTVLLALIARALVDTSINGAPPGLPPLAEALDLAQWQAAKFGLHGNHLDPLDGTRTSAAGMLRSLMGYIQHALKQNGDSDYVAAGLARLLEHGTGAGIQRDRFHRGGFNAVLDEAAAAIAN
- a CDS encoding PRC-barrel domain-containing protein; protein product: MLSHEELKGLLDSNAKVFGSDGEKIGTLGHIYLDGRTGIPDFVAVHTGFLGSTENYVPLNEAEISNGQLYVKFPKDFVKDAPNIDPAGGLSAEDEERLYDYYFRAGVGGLHDMADPAPRQAKDEPGLQGDPGATAAGEHTVHVVRERHVIRVAGVVHDDFAPGHPRLRKDAFPGPGEHPPGSVDDAMLPRLHPEPGEDIEEHPEDTPKRSGRTDHLGP
- a CDS encoding ABC transporter permease, with protein sequence MPDSALRKGLVHRRGGTGYTAVPPWVYAIATAGALFVMLPLVAMVAKVNWSQFIPLITSESSMTALGLSLRTSTVSTALCIVLGVPLALVLARGNFPGQRLLRAFILLPLVLPPVVGGIALLYTFGRQGLLGKSLELAGIQIAFSTTAVIMAQTFVALPFLVVSLEGALRTAGSQYEAVAATLGARPTTVLRRVTLPLVLPGLASGAVLSFARSLGEFGATLTFAGSLQGVTRTLPLEIYLQRETDADAAVALSLVLVAVAAAVVGLVYGSPRRNVASMQVAQ
- a CDS encoding TOBE domain-containing protein; its protein translation is MPKIRVSEAARFLGVSDDTIRRWTENGTLEPHKDSSGRLAVDGLELAHLARKQAQHPDDPAQVVSSARNRFVGLVTGITADTVMAQVELQCGPFRVVSLMSSEAVRELNLELGSIATAVVKATTVIIETPQGKGII
- the modA gene encoding molybdate ABC transporter substrate-binding protein; this translates as MRNLRKNIAAVFVAGAFAAGLAGCSTTTTESPSPSGSGASASTGLSGSITVFAAASLKSTFTELASDFESKNPGTKVTLSFAGSSDLVTQITQGAPADVFASADTKNMTKLADAKLVDGTPVDFATNVLEIAVPPSNPASIASFADLAKPGVKVVICAPQVPCGAATKTVEEASGTTLKPVSEEASVTDVLGKVTSGEADAGLVYVTDVKGAGDKVKGIPFQESAKAVNTYPIATVETSKNKELAAAFIDTVTGSEGKKVLTDAGFGTP
- a CDS encoding CsbD family protein, which gives rise to MGAGDKIGNKAKEATGKVKEKVGDATDNESLQAEGLKDQAVAKAKQAGEHLKDAAKDVTGK